A single region of the Cucumis melo cultivar AY chromosome 3, USDA_Cmelo_AY_1.0, whole genome shotgun sequence genome encodes:
- the LOC103488590 gene encoding vesicle transport protein GOT1 isoform X3: protein MAYELTEQKRVGLGLIGFGFFFTFLAVILFFDRGLLALGNIFWLIGVALLLGWHSTWNLFTSRANYKGSASFLLGLFFIFVRWPIIGILLEICGCFVLFGGFWPSIKGFLYQIPVLGWILPYPIVILESLWRGSG, encoded by the exons ATGGCCTATGAATTGACTGAGCAAAAAC GAGTTGGACTTGGGCTGATTGGTTTTGGCTTCTTTTTCACGTTTTTGGCTGTAATCCTTTTCTTTGACAGGGGATTGCTTGCTTTAGGAAAT ATATTTTGGTTAATCGGAGTGGCACTTTTACTTGGTTGGCATTCTACATGGAACCTATTTACCAGTCGAGCAAATTACAAG GGTTCTGCATCATTTCTTCTCGGCCTCTTCTTCATTTTTGTTCGCTGGCCCATAATTGGCATACTTTTGGAGATCTGTGGCTGTTTTGTTCTCTTTGG TGGTTTTTGGCCCTCAATTAAAGGATTTTTGTACCAGATTCCAGTTCTTGGATGGATTCTTCCATACCCCATCGTG ATTCTCGAAAGTCTGTGGAGAGGCTCTGGGTGA
- the LOC103488590 gene encoding vesicle transport protein GOT1 isoform X2, with translation MAYELTEQKRVGLGLIGFGFFFTFLAVILFFDRGLLALGNIFWLIGVALLLGWHSTWNLFTSRANYKGSASFLLGLFFIFVRWPIIGILLEICGCFVLFGGFWPSIKGFLYQIPVLGWILPYPIVMPLVTKINTKYFF, from the exons ATGGCCTATGAATTGACTGAGCAAAAAC GAGTTGGACTTGGGCTGATTGGTTTTGGCTTCTTTTTCACGTTTTTGGCTGTAATCCTTTTCTTTGACAGGGGATTGCTTGCTTTAGGAAAT ATATTTTGGTTAATCGGAGTGGCACTTTTACTTGGTTGGCATTCTACATGGAACCTATTTACCAGTCGAGCAAATTACAAG GGTTCTGCATCATTTCTTCTCGGCCTCTTCTTCATTTTTGTTCGCTGGCCCATAATTGGCATACTTTTGGAGATCTGTGGCTGTTTTGTTCTCTTTGG TGGTTTTTGGCCCTCAATTAAAGGATTTTTGTACCAGATTCCAGTTCTTGGATGGATTCTTCCATACCCCATCGTG ATGCCTCTTGTCACCAAAATCAATACTAAATATTTCTTCTGA
- the LOC103488590 gene encoding vesicle transport protein GOT1 isoform X1 encodes MAYELTEQKRVGLGLIGFGFFFTFLAVILFFDRGLLALGNIFWLIGVALLLGWHSTWNLFTSRANYKGSASFLLGLFFIFVRWPIIGILLEICGCFVLFGGFWPSIKGFLYQIPVLGWILPYPIVSSETGGYYSCQGSTFDGRKKGRNGEGSSGMEGNDVRNEEVQGQITEEMRENHSYRKRGESGTFDGSVMKLKGKMEEMEGTSEGNNATVDRSKYKKPEMPMFLGENLESWVY; translated from the exons ATGGCCTATGAATTGACTGAGCAAAAAC GAGTTGGACTTGGGCTGATTGGTTTTGGCTTCTTTTTCACGTTTTTGGCTGTAATCCTTTTCTTTGACAGGGGATTGCTTGCTTTAGGAAAT ATATTTTGGTTAATCGGAGTGGCACTTTTACTTGGTTGGCATTCTACATGGAACCTATTTACCAGTCGAGCAAATTACAAG GGTTCTGCATCATTTCTTCTCGGCCTCTTCTTCATTTTTGTTCGCTGGCCCATAATTGGCATACTTTTGGAGATCTGTGGCTGTTTTGTTCTCTTTGG TGGTTTTTGGCCCTCAATTAAAGGATTTTTGTACCAGATTCCAGTTCTTGGATGGATTCTTCCATACCCCATCGTG agctcgGAAACAGGGGGCTATTACTCGTGCCAGGGCTCAACGTTTGATGGAAGAAAGAAGGGAAGGAATGGAGAAGGAAGTTCTGGGATGGAAGGAAACGATGTTAGAAATGAAGAAGTCCAGGGACAAATTACTGAAGAAATGAGAGAGAACCATAGCTATAGGAAGAGAGGAGAATCAGGCACTTTCGATGGATCTGTGATGAAGCTTaaaggaaaaatggaagaaatggaGGGTACCAGTGAAGGGAACAATGCAACAGTGGACCGTAGCAAATATAAGAAACCGGAAATGCCAATGTTCTTAGGGGAAAATCTTGAATCATGGGTTTACTGA